In Candidatus Manganitrophus noduliformans, the following proteins share a genomic window:
- a CDS encoding lytic transglycosylase domain-containing protein gives MSRTEGSPLRFVFFLSAFFYIYSIASIVNASLETGHPSSVDLVSSTSDSTSEEGTAAPPDRSTPLEEIEEEEHLPEDFFDLLTLELPPDTLPFSMQTIMADPSDPSITYDVPMVFNELVNDYIIFFQTRLRDKFELWLARSGQYTTLMRDILREHQLPEDLVFLSLIESGFNPKAFSRAKAAGPWQFIQGTGKKYGLRIDQWIDERRDPVKSTVAAAKYLRDLYGLFGSWPLSMASYNAGEGRIMRAMARTKAEDFWELKQSHHIRLETKNYVPKYMAATMIARNPQKYGFSVEYLPPFTYDEVEIPKATALRTIAKAAGVTVAEIKTYNPELKKETTPPGYPRYRLKLPTGTRETFLANFSPNSKREPMLGEGQRHRISRGETVSSIARMYEVSIESLLLANGLNRKSTIRAGDYLTIPTEKHRISRGETLSSIARKYDVSVGSLLRANQLRRNSMIQAGHYLIIPTED, from the coding sequence ATGAGTCGAACAGAAGGATCTCCTCTCCGGTTCGTTTTTTTCTTATCCGCTTTTTTTTATATCTATTCAATCGCTTCGATTGTAAATGCCTCTCTCGAAACAGGCCATCCTTCTTCCGTCGATTTGGTCAGCTCGACTTCGGACTCGACTTCGGAGGAAGGAACCGCCGCTCCCCCCGACCGATCGACCCCTCTTGAAGAGATCGAAGAAGAGGAGCACCTCCCCGAAGACTTTTTTGATCTTCTGACGTTGGAGCTTCCCCCGGATACGCTCCCTTTTTCCATGCAGACGATCATGGCGGATCCGTCCGACCCCTCGATCACCTACGATGTCCCGATGGTCTTTAACGAGCTGGTCAACGATTACATCATCTTTTTCCAGACCCGGTTGAGAGATAAATTCGAGCTCTGGCTCGCGCGCTCCGGCCAATATACCACGCTGATGCGGGACATTCTGCGGGAGCATCAACTCCCCGAAGACCTGGTCTTTCTTTCTCTGATCGAAAGCGGATTTAACCCGAAGGCCTTCTCCAGAGCAAAAGCGGCCGGTCCCTGGCAATTCATTCAAGGCACCGGGAAAAAGTATGGGTTGAGAATCGATCAGTGGATCGATGAACGGAGGGATCCGGTCAAATCGACCGTCGCCGCCGCGAAATATCTCAGAGATCTCTACGGGCTGTTCGGATCGTGGCCCCTCTCAATGGCTTCCTACAACGCGGGAGAGGGAAGGATTATGCGCGCCATGGCCCGAACAAAGGCGGAAGATTTTTGGGAACTAAAACAATCGCACCACATCCGTCTTGAGACGAAGAACTATGTTCCGAAATACATGGCGGCGACGATGATTGCGAGGAACCCGCAGAAATATGGATTCTCCGTCGAATATCTTCCCCCCTTCACTTACGACGAGGTGGAAATTCCGAAAGCGACGGCGCTGAGGACGATCGCAAAGGCGGCGGGGGTCACGGTGGCCGAGATTAAGACGTACAATCCGGAATTGAAAAAAGAGACCACCCCGCCCGGCTACCCCCGCTACCGCCTGAAGCTCCCGACCGGAACGCGCGAAACATTCCTGGCGAACTTTTCCCCGAATTCAAAAAGAGAACCGATGTTGGGCGAGGGCCAGCGGCATCGCATTTCCAGGGGAGAAACGGTCAGTTCCATCGCCCGGATGTATGAGGTCAGCATCGAAAGCCTGCTTCTGGCGAACGGACTGAACAGAAAGAGCACCATCCGGGCGGGGGACTATCTGACCATTCCGACGGAAAAACACCGCATTTCAAGAGGAGAAACCCTCAGCTCGATCGCGCGAAAGTACGACGTCAGCGTCGGAAGCCTTCTGCGGGCCAATCAGTTGAGAAGAAACAGCATGATTCAGGCGGGGCACTACCTGATCATCCCCACCGAAGACTGA
- a CDS encoding TetR/AcrR family transcriptional regulator — protein MPAKPQTSRSDKAERRRKELLEVSLRLFSENGYDATSIRDIAREAGITEGLIYHYFQGKKDLLKAIVQGSVCDGVVFEQIDQVESLPIEEAVLKIGAHLLENLRNRKEIFTLMLAEARLFEKDKDYFIPKLIYENNMLRFGAFLKKRMERGEIREMEPVLLARQFSGSLVAFFLFQEILLGKTVTDVPPEHFLKCLIDVFLRGIKKCEN, from the coding sequence ATGCCTGCCAAACCTCAAACATCCCGGTCGGACAAAGCGGAGCGCCGTAGAAAAGAGCTTCTGGAGGTCAGCCTCCGGCTTTTCTCGGAAAATGGATACGATGCCACGAGCATCCGCGACATCGCCCGGGAGGCCGGGATTACGGAAGGTCTTATCTATCATTACTTTCAGGGGAAGAAAGACCTACTCAAGGCCATCGTTCAGGGATCGGTCTGCGACGGCGTGGTCTTCGAGCAGATCGATCAGGTCGAGTCGTTGCCGATCGAGGAAGCGGTTTTGAAGATCGGCGCCCACCTGTTGGAGAACCTCCGGAATCGCAAAGAGATCTTCACCCTCATGCTGGCGGAGGCCCGTCTTTTCGAGAAGGATAAAGACTACTTCATTCCGAAACTGATCTACGAAAACAACATGCTCCGCTTCGGCGCCTTCCTCAAGAAGCGGATGGAGCGGGGGGAGATCCGCGAGATGGAGCCGGTTTTGCTGGCCCGCCAGTTCAGCGGATCGCTCGTCGCCTTTTTTCTGTTTCAAGAGATCTTGCTCGGCAAGACCGTCACCGACGTTCCGCCGGAGCATTTTTTGAAGTGTTTGATCGATGTATTCCTTCGCGGCATCAAAAAGTGTGAGAATTAA
- a CDS encoding HlyD family secretion protein, which produces MKTRTMVVLFILLTLVLSFAAFPFFRKPPESDYIERVGIIEATELHLSSKIAERIEALPYEEGDPVPVNAVAVRLDEREIAAQVAQAEANVQRGEAGLVNARAQIEKAKATLEDARRNIDRLSSLRQEGLVSDSDWDSARTRLELAGAELKAAEAEARSAAAELKQRQANLNLVEIRLKETEIHAPIGGVVTLKAFEAGEMVSPGATILTLIDPNSVWARVNLEEGEVGKVRIGARAEIFVGSLPNRVFEGKVSEVGAEGGFATQRDVTRGRQDIKTFRVKVRALSPEGLLKPGMTARVRIFVNEMEK; this is translated from the coding sequence ATGAAAACCCGCACGATGGTCGTCCTCTTCATTCTGCTCACGTTGGTTCTCTCTTTTGCCGCCTTTCCTTTTTTCAGAAAGCCGCCTGAATCGGACTACATCGAGCGGGTCGGGATCATTGAGGCGACGGAGTTGCATCTCAGCTCGAAGATCGCCGAGCGGATCGAGGCCCTTCCCTACGAGGAGGGAGATCCCGTTCCGGTGAATGCCGTGGCGGTTCGTCTTGACGAGCGGGAGATCGCGGCCCAGGTGGCCCAAGCGGAGGCGAACGTCCAGCGGGGGGAGGCGGGCCTGGTCAACGCGCGGGCCCAGATCGAAAAGGCAAAAGCGACGCTGGAAGACGCCCGGCGGAACATCGATCGTCTGTCGTCCCTCCGTCAGGAGGGATTGGTCTCCGATTCCGACTGGGACAGCGCCCGGACCCGGCTGGAATTGGCCGGCGCGGAGTTGAAGGCGGCGGAGGCGGAAGCGCGATCGGCGGCGGCGGAGCTAAAACAGCGGCAGGCCAATCTCAACCTTGTTGAGATCCGGTTAAAAGAGACGGAGATTCATGCTCCCATCGGAGGGGTGGTGACCTTAAAAGCATTCGAAGCCGGGGAGATGGTCTCGCCGGGGGCGACGATCCTGACGTTGATCGATCCGAATTCGGTTTGGGCGCGGGTCAACCTGGAAGAGGGAGAGGTCGGGAAAGTGCGGATCGGCGCGCGTGCGGAGATTTTCGTCGGCTCTCTTCCGAATCGGGTGTTTGAGGGAAAGGTCTCCGAGGTCGGGGCGGAGGGGGGATTTGCGACGCAGCGCGATGTCACCCGGGGAAGGCAGGACATCAAGACCTTTCGCGTGAAGGTCCGCGCCCTCTCTCCGGAGGGGCTGTTGAAGCCGGGGATGACGGCGAGGGTGCGAATTTTCGTTAACGAGATGGAGAAGTAG
- a CDS encoding TolC family protein, protein MQLRRMGAAGLSAGGRFWVVFSLMSLFGFSSIDAASAQEEGLTIEEAVRLALTRNERTEIADAQLAAAAARVKKARAFFFPDLTATGGYSRSGFDDGEDDGSRFDRDPESLLGTITLNLPLFDARAFPLYSQAKHEHVAARFSTEEDKRLLAFEAADAFLRTLGVEQVQAAAERREAFARETLEDTRVRFEAKLVSSNDVTRAELELANAEREATLARGEAELARLQLGFLIVSEIRGALVIPDALLNPPQMAEPGRLIAEAQTRRLDLAAGHEQTEALRAFAEEPSRRIIPILGLTGQFQQEAGSDAESRSREWLIGLNLTWLLYDGGERQADRAERNALARSSALEVEATRRRVALDVHRALVDLESNRTATRQAATAAQMGERNAEEVAVLYGQGLASALEVADANLQRFVAEVALVQARYGQGLSHLNLRAALGFDPFGMEVTP, encoded by the coding sequence ATGCAGCTTCGGCGGATGGGAGCGGCCGGCTTGAGCGCCGGCGGGAGGTTTTGGGTGGTTTTTTCTCTGATGAGCCTTTTCGGATTTTCTTCGATCGATGCGGCCTCGGCCCAAGAAGAAGGGCTGACGATCGAAGAGGCGGTTCGGCTCGCTCTCACACGGAACGAACGGACAGAAATCGCCGACGCGCAGCTCGCGGCGGCGGCGGCCCGGGTGAAAAAAGCGCGCGCTTTCTTTTTCCCCGATCTCACCGCCACCGGTGGATATTCTCGAAGCGGTTTTGACGACGGCGAAGACGACGGGAGCCGGTTCGATCGGGATCCCGAGTCTTTGTTGGGGACGATTACATTGAACCTCCCTCTCTTCGATGCGCGGGCTTTTCCGCTTTATAGTCAGGCCAAACACGAGCATGTCGCGGCCCGCTTCAGCACCGAGGAGGATAAACGTCTTCTGGCGTTTGAGGCGGCCGATGCTTTCTTAAGAACGCTCGGCGTCGAACAGGTCCAAGCGGCTGCGGAGCGGAGGGAGGCCTTCGCCCGGGAGACGCTCGAAGACACCCGGGTCCGTTTTGAGGCGAAACTCGTCAGCTCGAACGACGTCACCCGGGCCGAACTGGAGCTGGCCAACGCGGAGAGGGAAGCGACGTTGGCCCGCGGAGAGGCCGAACTGGCCCGTCTGCAGCTGGGGTTCTTGATCGTCTCCGAGATTCGGGGAGCGTTGGTGATCCCCGACGCGTTGCTGAACCCTCCCCAGATGGCCGAACCGGGACGGTTGATCGCGGAGGCGCAGACGCGCCGGCTCGATCTTGCCGCTGGTCATGAGCAGACCGAGGCGCTGCGCGCCTTTGCAGAGGAGCCGTCTCGGAGGATCATCCCGATCTTGGGGCTGACCGGACAGTTTCAACAAGAGGCCGGTTCCGACGCCGAGAGCCGAAGCCGCGAGTGGCTGATCGGGCTGAATCTGACCTGGCTGTTGTACGACGGCGGAGAGCGGCAGGCCGATCGGGCCGAGCGAAATGCCCTGGCCCGAAGTTCGGCATTGGAAGTGGAGGCGACGCGGCGTCGGGTGGCACTCGATGTCCACCGCGCCCTCGTCGACCTGGAGAGCAACCGGACGGCGACCCGGCAGGCGGCCACGGCGGCTCAGATGGGGGAGCGGAATGCGGAGGAGGTCGCTGTTCTCTACGGCCAGGGGCTGGCAAGCGCCCTCGAGGTGGCCGACGCCAATCTTCAGCGTTTTGTCGCGGAAGTCGCCCTGGTGCAGGCCCGTTACGGACAGGGGCTTTCGCATCTGAATCTGCGGGCCGCCCTTGGATTCGATCCCTTTGGAATGGAGGTGACCCCGTGA
- a CDS encoding efflux RND transporter periplasmic adaptor subunit, protein MRSENPILALLLLTLILTATACADNAGSSTAKGRQGGKPPVAFPVETEKIESRRVEYQVTAVGSVEAFETVQVTARVAGVIERVHFSEGETVKADKILAEIEPDRFRLAVESARAVLDKAEAAKVDAEAALARREAVNEKNPGLIIGEEIETFRTRVQTASAELSQARAALEIAELNLRDAFTKAPVVGIIQTRTVQTGEYVQPGKVLATLIRREPLLLRFRVPEQDSAALRPGMSARFTVRGSQRVYSAVLTHVAGSADPASRMVAVTGEVNDPNRKELRPGTFAEVRIPLEVTAETPVIPQTAIRPSEKGFLAFVVEEGIAKERVLTLGMRTAEGRVEVRSGVQPGEVLVIRGAEALREGAQVRIAEKEETPSGGPTSTPEQGGGTPADPNRGGEQR, encoded by the coding sequence GTGAGGTCTGAAAACCCGATCTTGGCCCTGTTGCTCCTTACGTTGATTTTGACGGCGACGGCGTGCGCCGACAATGCCGGCTCTTCTACGGCCAAAGGACGGCAGGGAGGAAAACCGCCGGTCGCCTTTCCGGTCGAGACCGAGAAGATCGAGAGCCGCCGGGTCGAATATCAGGTGACCGCGGTCGGGTCGGTTGAAGCATTCGAAACGGTTCAGGTCACGGCGCGCGTCGCCGGCGTGATCGAACGGGTTCACTTCAGCGAAGGAGAGACGGTCAAGGCGGACAAAATTCTTGCTGAGATCGAGCCGGATCGATTCCGGTTGGCGGTCGAATCGGCCCGCGCCGTGTTAGATAAGGCCGAAGCGGCGAAGGTCGATGCCGAGGCGGCGTTGGCCCGCCGGGAGGCGGTGAATGAGAAAAATCCGGGGCTGATCATCGGGGAAGAGATCGAGACCTTTCGGACCCGCGTTCAGACCGCTTCGGCGGAGCTCTCCCAAGCGCGCGCCGCGCTGGAGATCGCCGAGCTCAACCTCCGGGACGCCTTTACCAAGGCCCCGGTCGTCGGCATCATTCAGACCCGCACCGTTCAAACCGGAGAGTATGTCCAGCCCGGAAAAGTATTGGCCACGTTGATTCGACGGGAGCCGCTCCTGCTTCGTTTCCGCGTGCCGGAGCAAGATTCGGCGGCGCTTCGTCCCGGGATGTCGGCCCGCTTTACCGTTCGGGGGAGTCAGCGAGTCTATTCGGCGGTGTTGACCCATGTGGCCGGTTCGGCCGATCCGGCCTCGCGCATGGTCGCGGTGACGGGCGAAGTGAATGATCCGAACCGAAAGGAGTTGCGGCCGGGGACTTTTGCCGAGGTCCGCATCCCATTGGAAGTCACGGCGGAGACCCCGGTGATCCCGCAGACGGCGATCCGTCCCAGCGAGAAGGGTTTCCTTGCTTTCGTGGTGGAAGAGGGAATTGCTAAAGAACGGGTCCTCACCCTGGGGATGCGGACGGCCGAAGGCCGCGTCGAGGTCCGATCCGGCGTTCAACCGGGTGAGGTGCTCGTCATCCGGGGCGCGGAGGCGCTCCGAGAAGGGGCGCAGGTTCGGATCGCCGAGAAGGAGGAAACTCCCTCCGGCGGACCGACATCGACACCGGAGCAAGGGGGCGGCACCCCCGCCGATCCGAATCGCGGAGGGGAGCAGCGATGA